The genomic window GGCACGCCCGGGAGGGAGGGCACCAGGCCATGTCCGCGTCCACTGCCTCACCGGCCGAGCCCGGATTCGACGTGCCGGGCATGCGCCGTGCCGTCGATGAGGTGCTGGAGGAGTTCCTCATGGGCAAGGTCCGAAGCACCGCGGAGTCCTGCCTGCCGGAGGAAGTTCCCCGGCTGTTGTACGACTTCTGCTTCGCGGGCGGCAAACGACTGCGCCCGCTGCTGTGCGTGGTCGGCTGGCACGCGGCCGGAGGCAGCGGCGACATCGGACCGGTGGTGCGGGTAGCGGCGTCCTTGGAGATGTTCCACGCCTTCGCGCTGATCCACGATGACGTCATGGACGACAGTGCGATCCGGCGTGGCCGGCTCACCGTGCACCGCGCACTCGCTGTGGGCCTTGCAACCGGCCGCAGTCGCTCGCAGATCGGCCGCCTGGCAGCCGGCGGCGCCATACTCATCGGCGACCTGGCCCTCGCCTGGTCCGACGAGATCGTCCACACCGCGGGTCTCACTCCCGCCCAGCTCTCGGGGGCGCTGCCGCTGATCGACGCGATGCGGGAGGAGGTGATGTGCGGCCAGTACCTCGATGTGACCACTACCGGCAGGCCCACCGCCGATGTCGAGGGAGCCCTGGCCATCACCCGCTACAAGACGGCCAAGTACACCTGTGAGCGGCCCCTGCACATCGGGGCCGCTCTCGCCGGGGCCGACCAGCAACTACTGGATGAGCTCAGCGCGTTCGCGCTGCCGACGGGCGAAGCGTTCCAGCTGCGGGACGATCTGCTCGGCGTCTTCGGCGACCCTGCCGTCACGGGCAAACCGTGCTCGGACGACCTGCGAGACGGCAAGTACACGACCCTTGTCGCCCTCGCCTTGCGCGACTCCGCACCCCGACATCAAGGCCTGCTGCGCGGCCTGCTCGGCCGAGAGGACCTGACCGCGGCGGAAGCCGCGCAGATCCGCACGGTCCTCGTCGCCAGCGGTGCCCGGGCCCAGGTCGAGGACATGATCGCGCGGCGCAGCCGTGAAGCGCTGAGCCTCCTCGACTCGGTTGCGGCGATCGCTCCGGCGGCGGTGCCCCACCTGCGTCGCCTGGTGCCCCACGCCGCGGGGAGGACGTCATGACCCGCCTCGGC from Streptomyces formicae includes these protein-coding regions:
- a CDS encoding polyprenyl synthetase family protein, with protein sequence MSASTASPAEPGFDVPGMRRAVDEVLEEFLMGKVRSTAESCLPEEVPRLLYDFCFAGGKRLRPLLCVVGWHAAGGSGDIGPVVRVAASLEMFHAFALIHDDVMDDSAIRRGRLTVHRALAVGLATGRSRSQIGRLAAGGAILIGDLALAWSDEIVHTAGLTPAQLSGALPLIDAMREEVMCGQYLDVTTTGRPTADVEGALAITRYKTAKYTCERPLHIGAALAGADQQLLDELSAFALPTGEAFQLRDDLLGVFGDPAVTGKPCSDDLRDGKYTTLVALALRDSAPRHQGLLRGLLGREDLTAAEAAQIRTVLVASGARAQVEDMIARRSREALSLLDSVAAIAPAAVPHLRRLVPHAAGRTS